GAAATACTCCCCCAGAGTGCGTGCACCGGCCTGGTCAATCAGAGTTCGCAGGGCATCGATGCCTTCGTAGACTTTACCTTTTTCTTCTTTGGCCCTGGAGTGATCCCCCGCCCCAGCCTTGCGGGACTCAGCCTTGCGGTTGCTCTTGAACCCGCGCCGCTGGCCGAGGTGGTAGATGACGCGGCCAAGCTCGAAAAGCTCCAGAGGTTGGTCGAGAGCGCGAGCCCGGAGCAGATAGGGAAGCTGCTGCACGGCAGGGTGGGCGGCGTATTTGATGCGGAATTGGCCGTCGAGCCGATTGATCTGCTGCTGAATGAGCAGGGACATGGGGCTGCCGGGCTGCGGGGAGATTTCGGGCAGCAGACCCGCCTCAGCGAGGGCGCAGTACAGGGCGCGTGCCCGCTGGCGGCGGCGGCGGATCTGGCGGCGGGCGAGACGCTTGATGCGGCGTGTTGCGCCGCGGGAATGATCGCGTCCGGATTCGATATCGCCTTCCGTTCCCGCTTCGAAAACGCGCACACCGGCGCGGACAATGCGCTTCCATTCATCTCCCTGTTTTTCGAGAAGAGCCCACCCGACTGAACGGGCGCCGATATCCAGACCAAGCACGAGGGCCATAAAGATCTCCCCAGCTTAAAAATAGCTCTTGACCAGAATACACCCGTGGATTAAAATTTCAACAGTGTATCGAAGCCGGGATTCTCGCTCGTCTTAGTAAGCGCGAGTTTCTCGTGTTCGCAAGGTTTGCCACCCGATGGCACCCTTTGAGGGCCCGCGCTGCGGGCCCTTCCTATTTGTGACAGAAGCGGGAGGCAGAAAGCGCGGGGTGCGCGGCGGGTGCGCCGTTCCGTATTCCGGGGCGGAAGTGGAGACCCGGGAGGCTGCTAGATGGCCCATTGCCAGACGTTGGCGCCGACGGTGAAGCCGGCGCCGACGGCGGCGAACAGGACGATGTCGCCTTTCTGGAGGCGTCCCTGCTGCCAGGCTTCCCAGGTGGCGATGGGGATGGTGCCGGAGGTGGTGTTGCCGTAGCGGTCGATGTTGATGAGGACGTTGTCCTCGCTGATGCCGAGGCGGTGGGCGGCGGCGAGGATGATGCGCCGGTTGGCCTGGTGGGGGACCATCAGCTTGACCTGGGAGGGGGAGATGCCGAGCTCGTCGAGCAATTCGGCGGAAATGTCGCCCATTTTCTTGACGGCGTATTTGAAAACGGCCTGGCCTTCCTGGTGGACGAAGTGGAGGCGTTTGTCGACGGTTTCGTGGGAGGGGGGCATGCGGGAGCCGCCGGCGGGCATGATGAGGACGTCGCCGCCGGAGCCGTCGATTTCGTTGCGGAAGCCGAGGAAGCCGGGCTCGCCGTCGGCGGCGGGTTCGACGAGGAAGGCGCCGGCGCCGTCGCCGAACAGGACGCAGGTGGCGCGGTCGGTGTAGTCGATGATGCGGCTCATGGTGTCGGAGCCGATGACGAGGACTTTCTTATGGGTGCCGCAGCCGACGAGGTGGGCGGCGGTGGTGAGACCGTAGACGAAGCTGGAGCAGGCGGCGACGAGATCGAACCCCCAGGCGCGGCGGACGCCGAGCTTGTGCTGGACGATGCAGGCGGTGGAGGGGAACATGTGGTCTGGCGTGACGGTGCAGAGGATGATCGCATCGACGTCTTCCGCCGTGGTTCCCCGGTTGGCGAGGGCGGCGCGGGCGGCGTGGATCGCCATGTCGGACGTGGCGATGCCGGGATCGGCGATATGGCGCTCGCGGATGCCGGTGCGCTCGAGGATCCACTCGTTGGACGTGTCCACCATCTGCGCCAGGTCGTCGTTGGTAAGGACGCGCGGCGGCACCCAGGCGCCGACGGCACTGATTT
This DNA window, taken from Bryobacteraceae bacterium, encodes the following:
- the fabH gene encoding 3-oxoacyl-[acyl-carrier-protein] synthase 3 yields the protein MRAKISAVGAWVPPRVLTNDDLAQMVDTSNEWILERTGIRERHIADPGIATSDMAIHAARAALANRGTTAEDVDAIILCTVTPDHMFPSTACIVQHKLGVRRAWGFDLVAACSSFVYGLTTAAHLVGCGTHKKVLVIGSDTMSRIIDYTDRATCVLFGDGAGAFLVEPAADGEPGFLGFRNEIDGSGGDVLIMPAGGSRMPPSHETVDKRLHFVHQEGQAVFKYAVKKMGDISAELLDELGISPSQVKLMVPHQANRRIILAAAHRLGISEDNVLINIDRYGNTTSGTIPIATWEAWQQGRLQKGDIVLFAAVGAGFTVGANVWQWAI